A region from the Brachyspira hampsonii genome encodes:
- a CDS encoding tetratricopeptide repeat protein, whose product MAEKDINNFFNKAYDAFKNKNYNLAIEYFSEVIKLDSTIYEAYYNRANAKANIDNENSYKSAVEDYTWALKLNDKFAAAYYNRGIINRSLGNTENALKDFDKAIELNYNLEEAYYVRANTKASLKDYKGSIEDYNKAIEVYPHFADAYYNRALSKNALGEYKEAIKDYDKAIEYNSHFIDAYNNRGNVKEKLGNYNEAIDDYTNAIHINREFADGYFNRANAKFHIKDYKGAVEDFDELIKIAPNYLKAYLNRGIIAMTMEAYQEAIKDFDKVIELDPNIADAYYNKAVALNHLGIYDEAILYYDQAIKLNPDYSESYFNRGISKSKTAYTKKDKINKDEYNKLIKESEDDFDKAYDLANEHIKNIISEGLKKLSFLNMEAAENFCKKHNIN is encoded by the coding sequence ATGGCTGAAAAGGATATTAACAATTTTTTTAATAAGGCTTATGATGCTTTTAAAAATAAGAATTATAACTTAGCAATAGAATATTTTTCTGAAGTTATAAAATTAGATTCAACTATTTACGAAGCATACTATAACAGAGCAAATGCAAAAGCAAATATAGATAATGAAAATTCATATAAAAGTGCGGTAGAAGATTATACTTGGGCTTTAAAATTAAATGATAAATTTGCAGCAGCATATTATAACAGAGGAATCATAAACAGAAGTTTAGGTAATACTGAAAATGCTTTGAAAGATTTTGACAAGGCAATAGAGCTTAATTATAATCTTGAAGAGGCTTATTATGTAAGGGCAAATACAAAAGCTAGTTTGAAAGACTATAAAGGCTCTATAGAAGATTATAACAAGGCTATTGAAGTTTATCCTCATTTCGCTGATGCTTATTATAATAGGGCTTTATCTAAAAATGCACTTGGAGAATATAAAGAAGCTATAAAAGATTATGACAAAGCAATAGAATATAATTCTCACTTTATTGATGCATACAATAATAGGGGAAATGTAAAAGAAAAACTTGGCAATTATAATGAAGCTATAGATGATTATACAAATGCAATTCATATCAACAGAGAGTTTGCAGATGGGTATTTCAACAGAGCAAATGCTAAATTTCATATAAAAGATTATAAAGGTGCTGTAGAAGACTTTGATGAATTAATAAAGATTGCTCCAAATTATTTAAAAGCATATTTAAATAGAGGAATAATTGCTATGACTATGGAAGCATATCAGGAGGCTATTAAAGACTTTGATAAAGTGATAGAATTAGATCCGAATATTGCCGATGCATATTATAATAAAGCAGTAGCTCTTAATCATTTAGGAATATATGATGAGGCTATACTTTATTATGATCAAGCTATAAAATTAAATCCTGATTATTCTGAAAGCTATTTCAACAGAGGAATTTCAAAATCAAAAACGGCATATACAAAAAAAGACAAAATAAACAAAGATGAATACAATAAACTAATAAAAGAATCTGAAGATGATTTTGATAAAGCATATGATTTAGCTAATGAGCATATAAAGAATATCATTTCTGAAGGTCTTAAAAAATTATCTTTTCTTAATATGGAAGCTGCTGAAAATTTCTGTAAAAAGCATAATATTAATTGA
- a CDS encoding T4 RnlA family RNA ligase, with product MKARGLYRYNETNEIAGRSYDKFFNYDEVNETKLKSLEKNIEFPVSVYKKYNGYLFLVFLDKTRDELIFATKSSINTKMTYWAESLLTKENKNFIKEYCKKNNTTFVFECIHLEDSSHPIVYDESFLILLDIIYNEESFRKLSYEELSSKEITEQFKVKERIEIFEAPKDNYNKYIEEMINKYTDDFSIDYEGVVFEDSKGFMVKVKCPFYIIKKALRSESMRLNRLSYSLNIHYSNNHVIFVGNKIFLKYKRENKLKEWRSLQVSEVLETYHEVLNELNNK from the coding sequence ATTAAGGCTAGAGGATTATACAGATATAATGAAACAAATGAAATTGCAGGAAGAAGTTATGATAAATTTTTTAATTATGATGAAGTTAATGAAACTAAATTAAAAAGTTTAGAGAAAAATATAGAGTTTCCTGTAAGTGTATACAAAAAATATAATGGATATTTATTTTTGGTATTTTTAGATAAAACTAGAGATGAGTTAATATTTGCTACTAAAAGCTCTATTAATACTAAAATGACCTATTGGGCAGAAAGTTTATTAACGAAAGAAAATAAAAATTTTATTAAAGAATACTGTAAAAAAAATAATACTACATTTGTTTTTGAATGCATACACTTAGAAGATTCTTCTCATCCTATTGTTTATGATGAATCGTTTTTGATTTTGCTTGATATTATATATAATGAAGAGAGTTTCAGAAAACTTTCTTATGAAGAACTATCAAGCAAAGAAATAACAGAGCAATTCAAAGTTAAAGAGAGAATAGAAATATTTGAAGCTCCAAAAGATAATTATAATAAATATATAGAAGAAATGATTAATAAATATACTGATGATTTTTCTATAGACTATGAGGGAGTGGTTTTTGAAGACAGCAAAGGATTTATGGTAAAAGTAAAATGTCCTTTCTATATTATAAAAAAGGCATTAAGGTCAGAGTCTATGCGTTTAAATAGATTAAGTTATTCTTTGAATATTCATTATTCTAATAATCATGTTATTTTTGTAGGAAATAAAATATTTTTAAAATATAAAAGAGAAAATAAATTAAAAGAGTGGAGAAGTTTACAGGTATCAGAAGTTTTAGAAACTTATCATGAGGTTTTGAATGAATTAAATAATAAATAA
- a CDS encoding metallophosphoesterase translates to MKVLIITVGAQGSGKTYTIKKAKLENYSVSSDSLRILYSGIFPDGENGLSISEKDNSYIWNNLILSILENRFRLGLFTILDSTGLFNLKSITELAKKYGYRIAAVLFDNVSLKECIDNVRNREVGNNISEEVIKDFFMRMKDFKLSGANIYKASDYDSAETALLEASKWDSFYLNEKEFEKYDNIKVIPDLHGEYDVFKKFLKKENYFQDKKTAYIFVGDLIDRGSKSKELLDYFLNNDIESNVYFIEGNHDVNLNFFANDIKVTSQDFYKTTYKEIKKSFTITKQIKDDSNNITGEKILNESELNNYKKKIRNFYKKFRLYYFFTFNGKKFFINHSGIDKMYDHIPASLLNGIITYGYKEDDDSYKSYIEVGNRFKENHNDIIQIFGHRNVLQEELEDKLCKINDNAYCIENSVEYGEDLIILNLKDLSIESYKNDREI, encoded by the coding sequence TTGAAAGTATTAATTATAACAGTAGGAGCTCAGGGAAGCGGTAAAACTTACACAATAAAAAAAGCTAAACTTGAAAATTACAGTGTAAGTTCTGATAGTTTAAGAATATTATATTCAGGTATTTTTCCAGATGGAGAAAATGGGCTTTCTATTTCTGAAAAAGACAATTCTTATATTTGGAATAATTTAATATTAAGCATATTAGAAAATAGATTTCGTTTGGGGCTATTTACTATATTAGACAGTACTGGGCTTTTTAATTTGAAGAGTATTACAGAGCTTGCCAAAAAATACGGATACAGAATAGCTGCTGTTTTATTTGATAATGTATCTCTTAAAGAATGCATTGATAATGTAAGAAATAGAGAAGTTGGAAATAATATATCAGAAGAAGTTATAAAAGACTTTTTTATGCGTATGAAAGATTTTAAATTGTCTGGAGCTAATATTTATAAGGCTTCGGATTATGACAGTGCTGAAACTGCATTGCTTGAGGCTTCAAAATGGGACAGTTTTTATTTAAATGAAAAAGAGTTTGAAAAATATGATAATATAAAAGTAATACCAGATTTGCATGGCGAATATGATGTATTTAAAAAATTTTTAAAAAAAGAGAATTATTTTCAAGATAAAAAAACTGCTTATATATTCGTAGGCGATTTAATAGACAGAGGCTCTAAATCAAAAGAATTACTTGATTATTTTCTTAATAATGATATTGAAAGTAATGTTTATTTTATCGAAGGCAATCATGATGTGAATTTGAATTTCTTTGCTAATGACATAAAAGTTACAAGTCAGGATTTTTATAAAACAACATATAAGGAAATAAAAAAATCATTTACCATAACCAAACAAATAAAAGATGACAGCAATAATATTACAGGAGAAAAAATATTAAATGAAAGCGAATTAAATAATTATAAAAAGAAAATAAGAAATTTTTATAAGAAGTTCAGACTTTATTATTTTTTCACTTTTAATGGAAAGAAATTTTTTATTAATCATTCTGGTATAGATAAAATGTATGATCATATACCGGCTTCTCTCTTGAATGGTATTATAACTTACGGATATAAAGAAGATGATGACAGTTATAAATCTTATATAGAAGTAGGAAACAGATTTAAAGAAAATCACAATGATATTATTCAGATATTCGGTCATAGAAATGTGCTTCAGGAAGAATTGGAAGACAAGTTATGCAAAATAAATGATAATGCATATTGTATAGAAAACTCTGTGGAATATGGAGAGGATTTAATTATTCTTAATTTAAAAGATTTATCTATTGAGAGTTATAAGAATGACAGAGAAATATAA
- a CDS encoding NUDIX hydrolase translates to MTEIWDVYNRNKQKTGRIHQRGLPLRKNEYHIVIHAWVVNSNDEVIMTKRHKSKKICPNKWECTEGSILTGESSIEGAIREIKEEIGLSFEKEEGIFLTSFILERSKTIIDAFMFRRDVKLENLILQENEVSEAMIVDREKYFEMCKNKKIVSSIRYFYDIYDKLK, encoded by the coding sequence ATGACAGAGATTTGGGACGTTTATAATAGAAACAAGCAAAAAACAGGACGCATTCATCAAAGGGGACTTCCTTTAAGAAAAAATGAATATCATATAGTTATACATGCTTGGGTGGTAAATAGTAATGATGAAGTTATAATGACTAAAAGGCACAAAAGTAAAAAAATATGTCCTAATAAATGGGAATGTACAGAAGGCTCTATACTTACTGGGGAAAGCAGTATTGAAGGAGCTATAAGAGAGATTAAAGAGGAGATTGGTTTGTCATTTGAAAAAGAAGAAGGTATATTTTTAACTTCTTTTATACTGGAGCGTTCAAAAACTATAATAGATGCCTTTATGTTTAGAAGAGATGTAAAATTAGAAAATTTAATTTTGCAGGAAAATGAAGTAAGTGAAGCTATGATAGTAGACAGAGAAAAATATTTTGAGATGTGCAAAAACAAAAAAATTGTATCTTCTATAAGATATTTTTATGATATTTATGATAAACTTAAATAA